The genomic window AAGTACACAggggcagtagtagcagtagtgcaTGTACACAAGCAGTATGTACCCAtccagatgtgtgtgtgtatgaggcagtaatagtagtacaagCATACAAGCACAGCATGGAGCAGTAATAGTGGTACAAGTGAAAGTACACGAGCACAATATGGGGAAGCAGTAGTGGTACAAGTACACAAGCGCAGTATggggcagtagtagcagtagtgcaCGTACTCATACAATACGTGCTTAtccagatgtgtgtgtgtatgaggcagtaatagtagtacaagtacacaAGCACAGTATGGGGCAGCAGTAGTGATACAAATGAAAGTACACAAGAGCAATCTGggacagtagtaacagtagtacaaGTGCACATACAGTACGTACCCATCCAGACTTCTCCAAACTGTCCGTTGCCCAGGCGCTTGATGAGCTGCAGAGACTCTCGGGGGATCTCCCACACGTCTTTGGTTTTGACGGAGAGGTCTGTGAGGCGGGGCATGCCTTTGTGACAGGGGACGATGAGGCGGCAGCACAGCCCTGCGGCTCGGGctacagggacagacagggacagacagggacagagaggggcagacagggacagagagggagggacagagacagacagggacagagagggagagacagacagacagggacagagagggacagacagggacagagagggacagacagggacagacagggacagagagggacagacagggacagagagggagagacagagacagacagggacagacagggagagacagacagacagggacagagagggacagacagagacagagagggacagacagggacagagagggagagacagggacagacagggagagacagagacagacagggacagacagagacagacagggacagacagggagagacagacagacagggacagacagggacagagagggagagacagggacagacagggacagagagggacagagagggacagacagacagacagagagggagagacagagacagacagggacagacagagggagagacagggacagacagggagaggaggagaggttaatggtcatatattacacaaaattgattcttgtgagattttagccAAGTTacagtattgttttgtttcaatcacacgtGTTTGTGTAGAGCTGCATTAGTAGGTTGTCTACATCTCTACAGCTcaagatgctctgttccaccttgtgatgtcatgaagtggtagttttcaagtttttcattacctttagttcagtggagctcggcatttccagggctgacattagccaaatgattctagtgaaagtcagtggggtttaaaaacacaatggagtgcttcctcagcctaaatatgagggattgtgtgttaaacatgtgtgaatgaaacaaaacacatcaaaaagATGCCTGGAATTGAGgaaacattattataacatagataagaaaatagcaAATTATAAAGTGGAATGAAAACACtacagtacttttttatactaaactgggtgtatggagttttaatagcattgtctacAGTTCCTGCTCATTTTATTGCAAATTGCTACATATCAGCTTTCTggacaaaaactgtaaaaacatcgTGTGCTACCTCCAGTGGTCACTGCAATTTCAaatactatgtgacatcaccttCTACTGCCCATATTAATAAcagagtatgtaactttctggaggtggcaggTCACCTTTATGATTtcatagaaagttaaaaccatactccaAGGAGAGTATGGttctccaaggagatagatgagttttatgtcatattgtggaagattatagagaagggaacaacatttccaaggAAACAAGTACGGGGAGGCCCTCCagaccaagtaagagtcagTGTAAGcgcacatgtttttcagtgcaataaaaatgactaaattgaactaaaattaatattttttcatttttggctaaaaggttGCATACTGTCACTACATACAAAGcctggtgtttctgattacaaacacatgGCTGGCCTCATATCATGGTGGCTCTGTCCAGGTTTTGAGGGGCAGAACATGTTCCCAATTCAAACAGAATTACTCTCAAGAGGTTGGTTcaagaggagatgagaaaacagcaacaaaacaatTCCTATTCCCCCATGGACCTGATCAGGGTTAGATATAATATCAGTGTATGTAAGTTTACAGTGTGAGGATGGAACTAACCAGAGTAATGCTGGACCAGCTGCTGTAGCGTCTCAAACTGCGCTCTGGTGGTGATGTAGTAGCCTCCATTGTCCAGCTTGCGGATTTTGTAGTGCTTCACATGGTCTCCTTTAATGTCGTCCCAGTCCTGGATGGACAGAGAGTAGGCCCCTACAGGACGGAAACAAGAGGGAAGGTGTTAGGACTTGAATTACTGCTTAAAAGGAACTGCATGGAagattttaattttacattcCATAAAGATGACGTCTAAAATGAGTCTCTCAAATATCACTTTCACTGATAACagttgtaatgttgatttattctcaattacaaaaacattagatgtgatggccaagttgtttgttataatttggtgttttgattcaAGACGATAATCcaaacagaaagcagaatgagcctcaaatGAGTCTCTAAAGAACTAAAGAAACTAAAGAAGCAGTCAGTGAATTTTGTACTGCCTCTCAACCTACCAAATACAGGTTAGTTGATATGAATATGTAGGTATAGACAAGCCAAAGGTAGATATACTCTGGGAACTGTTCACCTGGTCCCCGTAATGTTTATTTCAAGTTCCTGTTTTCAAATATGACTGTTGCTTTTGCCATttggccattttgttttttggcatATCACAAGTTTGTCGTCTTCCCACTCCAACCTGTCTGTACCAGCCGCCCTGCTCTGAAATCAAAACTCAAGAATTCTCCTCGGGTTTCATTTCAAAACTACATCTTCTACCAGAATATGCTACTATCAACACTCCAAATCCAAAACCTTTATGAAAAAATAGGCTGGATTCACGGCATTTAAGaatttgatgtcataatttcagatataGCGTGTATATATAACTCTATTTTAGTTACATTTCATTTTGCCTTCAGTTGTAACAATTTGCTCATGAATATTtaaccttttaatgttttaaggaatggatgaaataaaaataaaaataaaaacttcatTCCTTCCAacagacagtggtggaagaagtactcaattttgttacttgagtaaaagtacagataaaagtaaaaatatcaaatgaaataatctacttaagtaaagagtaaaaagtaaaagtatttcatgtagattttgaggtcttatgagGCTTCCAATGTGATAatgatttgtgctgattttttttcaacagaaattcttagataaatgttttttttcctgctgtttttatttgtatatttgtgtttgctcaaattatgaacgtgttaaaaataaaccctcagacttttcagcaggtctcacacagtaataaaaaattattccactttttagtccagttcaaaaatgtagtagtacACATATCGaaatttttacttaagtgcagtacagtattttaccacttttactttgttacattacTGCCCACAGACAACAATTGTGTCagaatgtttgaataatccaaTATTTCATAGTAAAGTTCATAGTTTTTTaagaatttaaacatttaacttCATGTCAGTTTCTGTTTCATGAGGATAGGCCCAGTACTTACAaacatattaaccataaaccagatgTGCTAAACAtgtattatagttttacatgagTTAAGAGGTAATTTGTGTAAAAGAAAGTTGAGAAGAAACGGAATAGGCTTTGGGTACCTCTGTCATTAACACCATATCCCACACCTAATCCAtacaaaatgcagggacaagtTACATGCAAGAAACACACTTTTCTAacagtttaaaccttaatttaacaaaatggaCGTTGACATCTGTTTGTAGTAGAcctgttttggcccttgtttacattatgtttgCTGGTTAACACTTGTGAAATTACCTCttctatgtcatatctgctgcctgtgtccaaccagtaAGTAAAacgataaacttcaccaaacaTTTAAAACGATGAAAAAACTAGGGAAGATTTTCATTAGAATCTCAAATACAATGACGTAGGTTTAAGTGAAAGTAGCTGCCGTACACACTTTAAACTATTCACCTTATTTCAGCAGTTGCCTTGGGGTAACTGTCATTCGGGTTGTCTTATTTTGCATCGGGCCGCctatcttgacagtaaataagatCTATATGGaatacagagccgttttaaagtcTCCCAGAGAATCAGAGACCACAAAAAAGCACAGTTTTGTCGCATTTACGGCAAACGTAGGTGGGGCCAAATAAAGTCAATAGTGATTCTACAACGAGCATAGCCTATTCCAGTTTGCTCATACCTTTGGTGGTCTCACTCTCTCGGATAAGGAAAGTGCCCCGAGCGTTGCCGTTGGACAGGAGCTGCCTCTCTGCATCCTTCCGGCCTAGTTTTCCGAAATACCAGCTGTACACAGAGGAGGGAACACAAAACAATCATATTTGGATACTTCCTTGAATAGATATGATTATGCTATAGCACACGTAGGGTAGTTGGACTCACTCTTCAGCCTGGATGGAGTCCACGGGAGCCACATAGTTACTGGGGATGTATCCAGTGCCTCCTGTGGTGAGAGAGCGCGCCTCCCACCAGTCTCCCTCcctgaacacacacagtacacacaggttATTTATGTGTTAAGACAGATACAGCCTGCAGAAATGAAGAAATGCAACTGATGATTTTTCAGTAAACTAATGTGACCTacaaatcaaacagaaaatgcaCAGCGATTTTTGCTGTGATCCAAAGCAACACAGTCATGattcctgttctgctctccctgcgccctcgtctccccccttcctcacctgtctgtctccggagctgggcggaatccggactcctcccgcgcgcacctgctccccatcagcgcaatcaacgccacctgccgcggataagaggggtctggacgagtcactcggcgccggaacgtccgcgtactcacgtgaatatgctcttggctttacaCTGCTTCAGATCTGTGTCTGCCCTTGCTTATCGGAACCTTGTTACTCTCCTCCAGGAATCCGccgggaaccagctccggacctcccCTGCTTATGCACCTCAGCCCTGGTAGGATCCTGTCTCGCCCTGCTCCCCGTACACCTCGGTCCCTCTACGTCCACGACTCCGCACCTACGCTCCCCAGGTTCTATGGTTCTTGGACTCTTGCCTTGTTTTAAGATTACGGACTATACGACGAACTATTAACCTTGTGATCACGATtgttgtgaataaagacattgttaaacctttGCGAGTCTGCAACTTCGGTCCTTACAtcacgctggttacgacaaaCACAGAAGAAAGAAACGAGCTGAAAAACTCTTTTGTTGAAGCGTAATCTCAAAATAAAACGTTTTTGACATCAGCCAtctgagtgtgttttttttttcttttcatttttgataATGCAACCTACAGCCATTTTTTATACttaagaatacttttttttacttttaaagctacagcatgtaactttctggaggtggcgcGTCAccttaaaaccatacttcggcaCATTGTCCATGGAggtagatgagttttatgccatactgtggaagattataaacctgaagaacaacatttccatggagacaagcaagaagaGGCCCTGCTCCAGTCTAGGACAAataagtcaagtttgtggagatgcaagcccactcagagtatggacgcatgtttttctatgttttccaGTGCACTAAATTTGTTTTGGTCTCTCTTTTTGCTAAAacgttacacactgtggctttaagtattTATTACAAAGATAAATATGTAGAGGTATGCAACACTGCTGATGATAGTTtcttttactgctactactgcataCTATAAGTAAACTGTAGTACTAAGTAGAGTAAGTGTCAAGATACACAAATTTCAAACCTGATTTTAATATTAAGGAATAGTCTCAATACATGATATCAATTTCGATACCACAATGTTCTTTCAAAAATAATAGTTATTAGGCTTTCTTTGTTACCATGTGTTCTGATTAAGCTCAAGATGATTCTAAAAGGCCAAATTTTGTCTTgattatgtctttttttttttttttttaactctctaCTTGTGATATATTTCAGTATCAATTAGTAACTTATCTCGGATATTTTTGACAGCCCTGGTACTGAGCACAACATCTATCTGACTGTGTGTGTTATGCAGTGTGGACCATGTTGTGACTTACGTGCTGTTGAGGATCTGGAAGCGCTCGCCCTTCCTGAAGCTGAGGTCATCTTCGGTGCGAGCCTCGTAATCGTACAGGGCCACGAACAAAGTCACTCCTGTGAGCAGACACACAACAGCAAACATGTGGagtgagagcgagagagaggagggggggggggggtagaacatgtgatgtcactgcattCTCCTGGGCTGTTACAAAGAGGACAATGTGCTCATGGAGATACACCAGTATGGGCAGTTTCATGATTAATTGCgtttttatttgtctgtattatgattttaatgtatttcttattctgtaaagtactttgaatgcCTCTGaattacaaattgtgctgtataaAGACTTtgactgaacacacacacacacacacatatatatatatatatatatatatatatatatatatatatatatatatatatatatatacacacacacaaaatacactaTCTGGACAGAACTTGCTTGTCAATGTCTGATTTTTGAAGCcgagcctggttagtacttggatgagagactgctgggaataccacAATGGGGCAGCAATGGCTTTAGAGTCTAGTGGAaagtgttattgtgtccttaagcaagacacaaTTCCAAATTGCCTAGTATGTTCGactatggtgtgtgtgtgtgactgccTCAAAATGCAGGGTCAACATGCTCTGTGAAAGCTTTGTACATTTCTGCGCTTAAATTGTGCTTAAACTGTGAAATTTTAGCATCGATATCAGCCTAAATGAGTATCAAAAGGGTACTACAAAGCATATATCTTACTTGTAACtaaattatgtatgtttttttagcCTAATTTTGGTGTAAAAGGTTCAAATCATAATCAAAAAGAAAGCAACACTGTCAGTAGGCTAGCTCTTCAAGCTCTAGAAAGTGCCTGTAACCTTTTGGCTCTAGTTATGTCAGATGGTTTACACATGGACCACCAATTACTATTCTTCCAAAGGCTTCGTCAATAGCAACAGGCTAATATGATGGCACACAGCTGGACGAGGCAACGCTATTGATTTGAGTTATGTAAATAAGCCCGGAGCAGACTGGATGCGCTGCAGATGATGAGGTGGCTTGTACAGGCTACAAAGTGTCAGCTAGCCGAGGTCGctacattttggtacaaatgttagCAAATACTGCACTGACCCAGATCAGAGTGGACCACAGCCATGTTTCGTGCGATGACAACATCTTGGGTGGAGGATTAACTTGTCAACTGGTTCTTTTCACATTCCAATCGTGTAAAGTGTTTtcgattttgtgttttatttttttggagttATTCAGCTAGAATTGTTGGTTGACTTACATCTGTGCCAGGTTTTGGGTAAGGAATACCATACTGTACAGGTTTACTCCTagattggtcctggtttagtcctggtttagtcctggttcagtcttgatttaATCATGGTTAAGTCCAGATTTAGTTATGTTGTAGTTGGCcttcaggtttagtcttggtccagtcctgctccagtcctgctttagtcctggctcagactGGGTTTAATCGTGGTTAAGAACATGTTTAATTAAGCTATAGTTGGCCTTctagtttagtctgggtttagtccagatttattcctagttcagtcctgcttcagtcctagCTTCTATCTATTCTATCTGTTTATAGACTTTGCTGCTGGTtaattcctgttttagtctcatAGTCCCAAATTTTACCTGTTTTTGTTAATGCAAGACAAGACAGACAGGTCTTAGGTTATCTTATGGGAACTGAACTCTGGACCTTTTTGTTGTGAGTTACTAACCTCTACCACACATAACTTGAACGTTGTTTATTGATCTGCTCCAGACCTACTGCTAAGATGTGTACTGTCTGGTGTGTGCACTTGGCCGTTGGCCTGAGGAGCTGCATATTTATAGGCCTGTCTTTAGCTGACTCTGCACATGCACTGTTCTTAATCACAGCACAATCTCCCTTTAGGACAAGCCTGCGACACATGATAGGCTCCAGTGAACAACACTAACCCAAGAACACAACCTACGGAGGGCACCATACCAGCTGACCATACCAGCTGACTTCTACTCACAAAAACTGCTGTTAGACCTACAATCTTTACACTCATCttaagaagacatattgtacttttgtctgctatatagttataatctatgacacttgtggattATTATAATTTAGACATTACTGGtctaaaaatgatttaaaataacTAAGTATGCTGACTGAGTTGAACTGTATGGGGGGTTAGGGGAAAACTGGACATttcagagcaatgacgtcttgaatacaggagaatagagattactcagacatgcatgaatcactcttaatacaacttcgggtgagaAAATGAGAAGGCCAAACAgttatagcatggttaaaagctcttaaatgtttattttgaagaaTATGTTCCCTTTAAAATAATGCAAGTGACTGCAACTAAAGTTACCAAggactactgctattactactacaaatgcATGACAAATACTAGTTAAGCACAACGGCAACTACGACTATACTACAGCAAtgactactattactgcaactaTCACTACTCTTTagttactactacttttacaactaccactacaatacaaaactactTCAGTACAAATATTATtcaattatgattttattttcttccaaTATCTCTAAGTATACGTGAAAGAACAAAACTGCATCAGGTAAGTTGGTCAAAACTGCCCGATATTAAATGAACATTGAAAATCCAAGCCACTGCATGAACCAAAAGCCTATTATTATGAGCGTCTTGTAAGAATGCAGTGGGCTCCATCAGTACACCATTATATGCAGAGTGACTATAGTTAAAAGAAGCTAGCATTTTATTGCCTTGTTTGTAATAGGAGCCACATTCCCCCAGGGGCTCCTAGTCTGGAGTGGTTCAAATGTTTTCGGTTTGGAGTCCGCAGTCAAATTACAGAGCATTGTTAGCTTCTAAACAAACTGTAGTGTGATTTGAGTCCAGTAAACACAAGACAATAGCATAAAGTAAACCTAGAATTCTGTATTTAGCCAAGTACATTCCGACCGGTGGGGAGAGGAGGAATAAACATATGGGCTATAAGTTATTCATATGTCTTGTGCAGTGCAGGCTAATACGGATGGAACCGTAGTCTGgatatataaacaaacatagctatctactactactgtcagtCTCGTTATTTTGATCATAAAATGTTCATCTTAACCcgctgaggtttttatttctctattttgaaCATTAATGAACATTAACAACCAACAAATCTGGCACGTTTTTTTCTATGAGGTTGTTCCTgttggcgttagcaacagattgattgacagccttgTTCCTATGTgccagcagtgtgggcgggaGGGGGcgtgtaccttcaacagcctcgctcctgattggctctttagtttcaacaaaataaaaagataaaaattgaGATGAGGCGCTCGTGTGTGTTTTTGAATAGTCCATCTGTGTCCCTGCAGTTATGAAGTaaacataataaattaataaatatagatCTTACTGGTAACTATTGTGATGCTGtaatgtttatgttataatttggtgttttggttcaagacgattatccaaccAGAAAGCACAATGAGCCTCATATGAGAATCATTTGGGTTACAAGTTTCGATGCTGAAAttcagctggtttaaacctaaaatgactctctctgatctgaatcatcacaatttaaaccccagcacctgcagccaatcgttaaggttctgagctttcacacgaGGCATGATCTGTCCTTATactgagaaaaagaaaaaaactggcAACGcatgttcagttgtgattgtaatacctttttacAACTGTAAGAGCGCAGGCCACAGTTCCTATTTACAAAGTTTTAACATCTTGTCAATTATTGCTGCCATCTTTACATCATTCCACTGTGAAAAGAGCCTGTCGAAACCAATCAGAAATACCCACAGACCTGCCAGATTTTAAACAGAGATTTCCAAAGGTCAGCATTTTTGTACCGGCACTATTTTACATTGTAAGTCTATAAAAAAGTCCAGTGCCTACTCTCTGACTGCTTTGACTGACTACCTGTGGTCAAAACTGCTGCTAGTCGCGTTTTTCAGAAGTCAGTATGCAACCTTAAGAACCGCACAATAGAAAATGATTTCAGTTCAAACTAATCATTTTCCTTACATAAATAGTAGCTCAAAATGTCACTAAAACAGCAGTTGCCATGGTTTTATTTCTACGGGTGCCCAGACTTGACAATCTACACAGTGCTGGTGGAGAGTCATAACGTTTTATATTGGAGCTTGTACTCAGAATATTATGAGAAAAGCAGGTACATTTATTACAGTGTCAGAAATTAATGGGTTTTGTGACCTCATCAGAGAGTGACCTCGTTCCATAGACTCTTCTCACTGTAATAACTGTCTGCGGGCGCTGCTGCGTGGAATCGCAATCTGCTATTTCTCCACCAGATGATGCCAAAAACTACACCCAATGTTTGTTTAGGAAGTGAAAAAAGTCAAGTCAAACAATTTATAAATCACCTGACTTATGATATATTCTATCTAGGGCTTAAAAATCAACATGAACCGTTGCCAGTAGTAGTAAACTACACCCTGATACCTTTGCCACAAGCCTGGTGTGAGAGGTGTCTTgctaagagacagagagagttttGCAGCTGGATCATATTCAAACCGGCTACCTCCCAGTTGGTTGGCAAGCACTTAACTCACTGCACCACAAATTGATTTAGTAAGCTGTATTTTAGATAAGCAATAATGTACAGTTGCCAGAgacttaacctgcagatagtgggcacatacaagtttttcttttaggtttaaatcaatcTTAAATTCACAATTCTTaccattttaacatatttaaaggttgtatattacacaaaagtgactcttgtgagctttaagccatgttataattttgttacatcatcaaaaacagacctggagttgtgttttgtttcattcacacacgtttgagtaaccctttattattagtctgtctgcatgtccaaagcttaaaaatgctctgttccaccttgtgatgtcatgaagtggtagttttcaagttaacagctacattttatctttaattctgattccagggctgaattcatcaaaatgattctagtgaaggtgtatggagtctaaaaacacatcagagcacttcctgtactaccacatgatgacatcacaaggtagaacagagtgttttttacttgagagaagaactcagcctaaatgtgcagtgtgttaaacacgtgaatgaaacaaaacacaactccaggtctgtttgtgatgacgaaacatcattataacacagatcagaaaacagtgtaatatggaccttttaaCAAATCACAGAACCGCACTCACCTGTTCCTCCGCGGGACCGTAGCGTGCCGGACTGCGATGAGCTGTGGACCCCTCCGAACACGGTGACCCCCTGCGTGGCGGCGCTGTGGAAGTTGTTGTAGTTGGGGATGGTAGTGACGCCGAAGCCCGGGTAATGCTGAGGGGTGGGCTCCGAGCCATAGCGGTAGCCCGAGTTATGCGACAGGCTGGTCTCCCTGTCGTCCGTCAGTTTAGCTGCTTCCTTATCCTTACATTGGACACAGCCCATTCTCTACTGTCTgtaagagaagaggaggagagagggaaggagatggGTATTAGAAAGAGGAGGTAATCAGTTAAACTCCTCTGGGAAAAAGTGTAATTATTTCAGAGGGTCCGTTGAGATCTTTGGCACGATGGAATCTGgctattaaagggcctgtatctgatgttttttccatgtatttgaggcGCAGTACAacacttgaggtcaaaatgtgtccactgtgtgctgtccaCATCTAATTATTACAATAATAGAGCATGTCTTCATGCCTTAAGTCACAGTGATTTGGCCCTTCCGCTTGAAACCATCCACACATTGTTTCAGGGCTGAGACGAAGGCATAGGGTGTGATTGAGAGACCAAAAACATACTCGGAGttatgttttggttcattcacacatgtatgagtaactaaaccttgtgatgtcatgaagtggtagttttgcaacaaccttttaccttttgttcagtagaaactaGCAATTCCAGATCtgcaatcatccaaatgattctagtgaagatgtgtggagtttaaaaacacagtggagcacttccttcctgtattaccacatgacatcataaggtggaacagagcgttttcatcTTATGTCTGTTTTAAAACAATTCTTACATTACCATTTCAATCTCAACACACCTAAATATTtgtccaaaaacacaatttccagTTTGCTGATTCAACTTAAATATACACTCCACTTCACTGCCATATGTTTACAACATGGCAACCTtctcatttttgtttactttcatCCCACACACTCCCTCCCTGCTTTAAAACTATACTCTCACCAAAGTGGAGTTCAACCATAATGAGAAAACTCCAATTAAACCTTATAGAGCTAGTAAAACCACTGCACATTCCAGCTCTCTAGTCAGTTCAAGATG from Periophthalmus magnuspinnatus isolate fPerMag1 chromosome 22, fPerMag1.2.pri, whole genome shotgun sequence includes these protein-coding regions:
- the LOC117390379 gene encoding tyrosine-protein kinase fyna — its product is MGCVQCKDKEAAKLTDDRETSLSHNSGYRYGSEPTPQHYPGFGVTTIPNYNNFHSAATQGVTVFGGVHSSSQSGTLRSRGGTGVTLFVALYDYEARTEDDLSFRKGERFQILNSTEGDWWEARSLTTGGTGYIPSNYVAPVDSIQAEDWYFGKLGRKDAERQLLSNGNARGTFLIRESETTKGAYSLSIQDWDDIKGDHVKHYKIRKLDNGGYYITTRAQFETLQQLVQHYSARAAGLCCRLIVPCHKGMPRLTDLSVKTKDVWEIPRESLQLIKRLGNGQFGEVWMGTWNGTTKVAVKTLKPGTMSPESFLEEAQIMKKLRHDKLVQLYAVVSEEPIYIVTEYMSKGSLLDFLKDGEGRGLKLPNLVDMAAQVAAGMAYIERMNYIHRDLRSANILVGDSLVCKIADFGLARLIEDNEYTARQGAKFPIKWTAPEAALYGKFTIKSDVWSFGILLTELVTKGRVPYPGMNNREVLEQVERGYRMPCPQDCPSSLHELMVQCWKKDPEERPTFEYLQAFLEDYFTATEPQYQPGDNL